A genomic stretch from Chloroflexaceae bacterium includes:
- a CDS encoding gas vesicle protein K, whose amino-acid sequence MSTVSLPHQDARQPSPGPSEGDALLALQHKVLHSTGDPAEFAAELERACARLPQRIDADPEGVERGLARLVLTLIELLRQLMERQALRRIERGTISDEEIERLGETFMRLERRMEELKGIFGLEGEELNLNLGPLGNLL is encoded by the coding sequence ATGTCAACCGTATCACTTCCGCACCAGGACGCGAGGCAACCGTCGCCGGGCCCCTCCGAGGGCGATGCGCTGCTTGCCTTGCAGCACAAAGTGCTCCACAGCACCGGCGACCCGGCGGAGTTCGCCGCCGAGCTGGAACGCGCCTGCGCGAGGCTTCCACAGCGGATTGATGCCGATCCCGAAGGGGTTGAGCGCGGCCTGGCCAGACTGGTGCTCACCCTGATCGAGTTACTGCGGCAACTGATGGAGCGCCAGGCCCTGCGACGCATCGAACGGGGAACCATCAGTGACGAGGAGATCGAACGTCTTGGCGAGACCTTTATGCGCCTGGAGCGACGCATGGAAGAACTCAAGGGCATCTTCGGCCTGGAGGGGGAGGAACTGAACCTCAACCTTGGTCCTCTGGGCAACCTGTTATAG
- a CDS encoding ABC transporter ATP-binding protein encodes MIEAQQLSKRFGNFEAVGGIDLEVRPGELLALLGPNGAGKTTTVRMLGAILRPSGGRARVAGLDVVEQARAVRGKVGLLTEYPGLYGRMVALEYLDFFGALLGLDALTRRRRAEALLRQFGLWEARERKLDSYSKGMRQKVALVRTLIHDPPVLFLDEPTTAMDPQSARVVRDAIGELRNAHRAILLTTHNLAEAEALADRIAIIRGGRIIAHGSFAQLSRQLLGDPLFELRLACPAAAALPFLDGLVAVEEQGDDYLRYRCAEPQHVNPRLLARLAEQGLPVVALAETPRSLEEVYLRIVAGERDRPPAAIQPSEAGLDPALPGVARP; translated from the coding sequence ATGATTGAAGCGCAGCAACTCTCCAAACGGTTCGGCAATTTTGAAGCGGTAGGCGGGATTGACCTGGAGGTGCGTCCGGGCGAACTCCTGGCCCTGCTGGGACCGAATGGCGCCGGGAAGACGACCACGGTGCGCATGCTGGGCGCGATCCTGCGCCCGAGCGGAGGCCGCGCCCGCGTCGCCGGCCTGGATGTGGTGGAGCAGGCCCGGGCCGTGCGCGGCAAGGTCGGTCTGCTCACCGAGTACCCCGGCCTGTACGGGCGCATGGTCGCGCTGGAGTATCTCGACTTCTTTGGCGCGCTGCTGGGGCTCGACGCGCTGACGCGCCGCCGTCGCGCCGAGGCGTTGCTGCGGCAGTTCGGGCTGTGGGAGGCGCGCGAGCGCAAGCTCGACAGCTACTCCAAGGGCATGCGCCAGAAGGTGGCCCTGGTGCGCACGCTCATTCACGACCCGCCCGTCCTCTTCCTCGACGAGCCGACGACGGCTATGGACCCCCAGAGCGCCCGCGTCGTGCGTGACGCGATTGGCGAGCTGCGCAACGCCCATCGAGCCATCCTGCTTACCACCCACAACCTGGCCGAGGCCGAGGCCCTGGCCGACCGTATCGCGATTATCCGCGGCGGACGGATCATCGCCCACGGTTCCTTCGCGCAGTTGAGCCGGCAACTCCTCGGCGATCCGCTGTTTGAACTGCGTCTGGCCTGCCCCGCCGCCGCTGCGCTGCCGTTTCTCGATGGCCTGGTTGCAGTCGAAGAGCAGGGTGACGACTATCTGCGCTACCGCTGCGCCGAGCCGCAGCATGTCAACCCGCGCCTGCTGGCCCGCCTGGCGGAACAGGGCCTCCCCGTCGTCGCGCTTGCCGAGACCCCGCGCAGCCTGGAGGAAGTTTATCTACGGATCGTTGCCGGTGAGCGCGACAGGCCTCCCGCGGCGATCCAGCCATCCGAGGCCGGGCTCGACCCGGCGTTGCCCGGCGTGGCGCGACCTTGA
- a CDS encoding HAMP domain-containing histidine kinase — protein sequence MSEERALERMRNDLVHTMVHDLRNPLTAIHAALSLLQLLPDTSREVRETTQIAMESSQKMLRMVSSILDLNRLESRRLPLHRRSVALPALIADTVAQLAPTARAKNQRLIYDFTEDFPEVYVDVDITQRIIQNIVGNAIKFTPENGLISINISRREDRSGELAVAIRDTGPGIPEALRRRLFEKFVKGDHPESGSGLGLAFCRLAVEAHGGSIDVTSTVGEGSTFTFTLPVAALRQIWRNRFSVLLRRQRSVCRGLGKPGFPGPLPNGRVAERAGLPGARRGHSRVRAAFL from the coding sequence GTGAGCGAAGAGCGCGCTCTTGAACGGATGCGCAACGATCTGGTCCACACCATGGTCCACGACCTGCGCAATCCGCTTACCGCCATCCATGCCGCGCTGAGTTTGCTGCAACTCCTTCCCGATACCAGCAGGGAGGTCAGGGAAACGACCCAGATAGCAATGGAGAGTTCCCAGAAGATGTTAAGAATGGTAAGCTCCATTCTTGATCTCAACCGGCTGGAAAGCCGCAGGCTTCCCCTGCACCGCCGAAGCGTAGCCCTGCCAGCGCTCATCGCCGACACGGTTGCGCAACTGGCGCCGACGGCAAGGGCGAAGAACCAACGCTTAATCTATGATTTTACCGAAGATTTCCCAGAAGTCTACGTTGATGTAGATATTACTCAAAGAATTATACAAAATATAGTTGGAAATGCAATTAAATTTACTCCAGAAAATGGTTTAATTTCAATAAACATTTCTCGGCGTGAAGACCGGTCGGGCGAACTGGCAGTCGCGATCCGCGACACCGGCCCCGGCATCCCTGAGGCGCTGCGCAGGCGTCTGTTCGAGAAGTTTGTCAAGGGCGATCATCCGGAAAGCGGCAGCGGCCTGGGGCTGGCCTTCTGCCGACTGGCCGTCGAGGCCCACGGCGGCTCGATTGACGTCACCAGCACAGTGGGCGAGGGGAGCACCTTTACTTTCACACTGCCGGTCGCGGCGTTGCGCCAGATCTGGCGCAACCGGTTTTCAGTCCTTTTGAGGCGCCAACGAAGCGTTTGCAGGGGGTTGGGGAAGCCGGGTTTCCCCGGCCCCCTGCCCAATGGAAGGGTTGCAGAGAGGGCGGGCCTCCCTGGCGCCAGGAGGGGACACAGTAGAGTCCGGGCTGCGTTTCTATAA
- a CDS encoding gas vesicle protein, whose protein sequence is MHERLIAEREVTLLDLLDRILDKGVIISGDITISVANVDLIYLGLRLLLTSVDNLPTSRAGQGGGDTWCPHAPPAICQSSEDRL, encoded by the coding sequence ATGCATGAGCGCCTGATTGCCGAGCGCGAGGTCACCCTGCTTGACCTCCTCGACCGCATTCTCGACAAGGGGGTCATCATCAGTGGCGACATCACCATCTCCGTCGCCAACGTCGATCTGATCTACCTGGGCCTGCGTTTGCTTCTGACCTCGGTGGATAACCTTCCAACCTCTCGCGCTGGGCAGGGGGGCGGGGACACCTGGTGTCCCCACGCTCCTCCAGCCATCTGCCAATCGTCTGAAGATCGTCTCTAA
- a CDS encoding PAS domain S-box protein, translating to MPLYIILLGSGCILSSVLAIYAWRHRQIAGALSLSILMALVAGWSLWYAFELGSTNPASKVFWGRLQYIPIAAIPPAWVVFALEYAQHQAWRARRLLIGLSIAPILTILLQFTSDWHGLVWSSTRIDLDGPFPILRVTYGPWFWAHTAYSYLLLMLGSLLMVRQIRQTNYLFRWRSVVLLSAVLLPWLGNAVYLAGASDLDLTPFAFTLTGLLLTWSIVGFHLLDLTPTAREAVLESMRDGVLVLDQQGRIVDLNPAAARIFGVIPARVVGQTVASLHQDLRHLFREDAAALESQGELSVGADAERRIFEWRASPVYDRYGRSGGRIVLLRDVTEERRSAEERQQLIAMVEHSDDLIGMADLQGKMLYLNAGGRRMVGLRNLEAALERVMFDFLFPDDLPYFCETIVPEVLRLGHWRGDIRYRHFESGAPIPIYASIFLVRSLQTGEPRAFATVSRDITARKRAETRLRQQAHYLTVLNAMGQAAIEIANTDLLLQTLSRQMGELLGADASWIERESPTASPTVPAMAKQGRRGEGATVLPADLDGLVPQGLSSPESVVIVEDLQNQRMDSPDLNAEYHSVMVVPLLNGAERIGRAVVAFRRPHRFTPEEIALGEQAGRQIALALSRAGLYEEVANQNRRLEAMISSSRDGVALIGVNLRILVLNQAILRLLGLAGTPADWIGRHLSEVIATVGRADPEIATIIETELRRVLGGDRTPGTGEFTQRSRYEPALRPRGGWWCCAM from the coding sequence TTGCCGTTGTACATCATTTTACTCGGTTCCGGATGCATTCTATCAAGTGTGCTGGCGATCTACGCCTGGCGCCACCGTCAGATTGCGGGCGCTTTGAGCCTGTCAATCCTTATGGCCCTGGTTGCGGGATGGTCGCTGTGGTATGCGTTCGAGCTTGGCAGCACGAACCCGGCGTCCAAAGTATTTTGGGGGCGCCTGCAGTATATTCCGATTGCCGCCATCCCTCCCGCCTGGGTGGTATTCGCCCTGGAGTACGCCCAGCATCAGGCATGGCGCGCGCGCAGGCTGCTGATCGGGCTGTCAATTGCGCCGATTCTGACTATCCTGTTGCAGTTCACCAGCGACTGGCACGGCTTGGTCTGGAGCAGCACCCGCATTGACCTCGATGGCCCGTTCCCCATCCTGCGGGTTACGTATGGACCGTGGTTCTGGGCGCATACGGCCTATTCCTATCTGCTGCTGATGCTCGGCAGCCTCCTGATGGTCCGGCAGATCCGCCAGACCAACTACCTGTTCCGCTGGCGGTCGGTGGTGTTGCTGAGTGCGGTGCTGCTGCCCTGGTTGGGCAACGCCGTTTATCTCGCGGGAGCGAGTGATTTAGATCTGACACCGTTTGCTTTTACGCTTACAGGTTTGTTATTAACCTGGAGCATCGTCGGGTTTCACCTGCTCGACCTCACGCCAACCGCGCGCGAGGCGGTGCTCGAGAGCATGCGCGACGGCGTTCTGGTCCTCGACCAGCAGGGGCGCATCGTTGATCTGAACCCGGCCGCCGCGCGGATCTTTGGCGTCATCCCGGCGCGGGTCGTTGGCCAGACGGTGGCAAGCCTGCACCAGGACCTGCGTCATCTCTTCCGCGAGGACGCTGCGGCGCTCGAGTCGCAGGGGGAATTGAGCGTCGGTGCGGACGCAGAGCGACGCATCTTCGAATGGCGCGCCTCGCCGGTGTATGATCGCTACGGACGGTCTGGCGGACGCATTGTGCTCCTCCGTGATGTGACCGAGGAACGGCGCAGCGCCGAAGAGCGCCAGCAGTTGATCGCCATGGTTGAGCATAGCGACGACCTGATCGGCATGGCCGATCTTCAGGGCAAGATGCTCTATCTGAACGCCGGGGGCCGGCGGATGGTCGGGCTGCGCAATCTGGAGGCGGCCCTTGAGCGGGTGATGTTTGATTTTCTTTTCCCCGACGATCTCCCCTATTTTTGTGAAACCATCGTTCCCGAAGTGCTGCGGCTTGGCCACTGGCGCGGCGATATCAGGTACCGGCACTTTGAGAGCGGCGCGCCCATTCCTATCTACGCCAGCATCTTTCTGGTTCGCAGTCTGCAAACGGGCGAGCCGCGGGCTTTCGCTACGGTGAGCCGCGACATCACCGCGCGTAAGCGCGCCGAAACCCGGTTGCGCCAGCAGGCCCACTACCTGACCGTGCTGAACGCCATGGGCCAGGCAGCCATCGAGATTGCCAATACGGACCTGCTGCTCCAGACCCTCTCCCGCCAGATGGGCGAGTTGTTGGGCGCGGACGCCTCCTGGATCGAGCGTGAGTCGCCTACCGCGTCACCAACCGTTCCCGCGATGGCAAAACAGGGGCGTCGAGGCGAGGGTGCAACCGTTCTTCCCGCGGACCTTGATGGTCTGGTGCCGCAAGGGCTATCCAGCCCGGAGAGCGTCGTGATTGTCGAAGACTTGCAGAACCAGAGGATGGACAGCCCTGACCTCAACGCTGAGTACCACTCGGTAATGGTGGTTCCGTTATTAAATGGCGCCGAGCGAATTGGCCGGGCCGTGGTTGCGTTTCGTCGGCCGCATCGCTTTACCCCGGAAGAGATCGCCCTGGGCGAACAGGCCGGGCGGCAGATCGCCCTGGCGCTTTCCCGCGCCGGCCTGTACGAAGAAGTGGCCAACCAGAACCGCCGGTTGGAAGCGATGATCAGCTCGAGCCGCGACGGGGTGGCGCTCATCGGGGTTAATCTGCGTATCCTGGTGCTGAATCAGGCAATTCTGCGCTTGCTGGGGTTAGCCGGAACACCGGCAGACTGGATCGGGCGCCACCTGAGCGAGGTGATCGCAACCGTTGGCCGCGCCGATCCAGAGATTGCGACGATCATCGAAACTGAGCTGCGGCGGGTGCTCGGCGGTGACCGGACGCCTGGCACGGGAGAGTTCACGCAACGTTCCCGGTACGAGCCGGCGCTCCGGCCTCGGGGCGGCTGGTGGTGTTGCGCGATGTGA
- a CDS encoding GvpL/GvpF family gas vesicle protein, which produces MPVTEPTDPGLEQQGYYVYGITDGAPEGLAPGVEPGGPVELLVDGDLVAIVSPVSLAAFTAEAMRACQDDLAWIETRVRAHQAVLARAMRQATVVPLRFGTVFRDAAGVRAMLLEHAPRFREALARLAGRQEWGLKISVDEARLTAQVVAASVRIQDIDARQRGLRAGAAYMLAKQREQILREEVARAIETCARDAHARLAAEAVATVIDSPAPAGAPSDEQPVFRCAYLVDIANLETFLATLDCLAATHPAFTFTLSGPWPAYNFVSQPTELAHA; this is translated from the coding sequence ATGCCTGTAACTGAACCAACTGATCCCGGATTAGAACAACAAGGCTACTATGTCTACGGCATCACCGACGGGGCCCCCGAAGGGCTGGCGCCGGGCGTCGAACCAGGCGGACCGGTGGAGCTCCTGGTTGATGGGGATCTCGTGGCGATCGTCAGCCCTGTGTCCCTGGCCGCTTTCACCGCGGAGGCCATGCGCGCCTGCCAGGATGACCTGGCCTGGATCGAGACCCGGGTGCGCGCCCATCAAGCAGTGCTCGCGCGCGCTATGCGCCAGGCTACGGTTGTGCCGCTGCGCTTCGGAACCGTCTTCCGCGACGCGGCGGGCGTGCGCGCAATGTTGCTCGAACACGCGCCTCGCTTCCGCGAAGCCCTGGCGCGCCTGGCCGGACGGCAGGAGTGGGGGCTGAAAATCAGCGTGGACGAGGCGCGCCTGACCGCGCAGGTCGTTGCCGCCAGCGTCCGGATTCAGGACATTGATGCGCGCCAGCGGGGCCTGCGCGCGGGCGCCGCCTACATGCTGGCGAAGCAACGTGAGCAGATCCTGCGCGAAGAGGTGGCCAGGGCCATCGAAACGTGCGCGCGCGACGCACACGCGCGCCTTGCCGCCGAGGCCGTTGCGACAGTGATTGACAGCCCCGCTCCCGCGGGCGCGCCGTCTGACGAGCAACCGGTGTTCAGGTGCGCCTATCTGGTTGACATTGCCAACCTCGAGACCTTTCTCGCCACGCTGGACTGTCTTGCCGCGACCCATCCCGCTTTCACGTTTACATTGAGCGGACCATGGCCGGCCTATAACTTCGTGAGCCAGCCCACGGAGCTTGCCCATGCATGA
- a CDS encoding GvpL/GvpF family gas vesicle protein: MLYLYAIINRPTAPLPPIIGLGEQPVRYGAWGDVAAIYSHYEGPAPRAEAAHLWRHEEVVERLLDSCGVLPVRFGALLPDEAALMALLRERHDRFVAGLARVAGRVEVSVRALWTAEAPPPAPRPAEAENGRDYLARRMVEEQAREAWLRESRRRADALHVALNRLAVAHVRQAAHERILLSAAYLIPREALDVFRATVGDLGVINPDLRLLCTGPWPAYHFVEGA; encoded by the coding sequence ATGCTCTACCTGTACGCCATCATCAACCGGCCCACTGCGCCGCTGCCGCCCATTATTGGACTTGGCGAGCAGCCGGTGCGATACGGCGCCTGGGGCGACGTCGCGGCGATCTACAGTCACTACGAAGGCCCCGCTCCGCGGGCCGAAGCGGCGCACCTCTGGCGGCACGAGGAGGTTGTGGAACGTCTGCTCGATAGCTGCGGCGTGCTCCCGGTGCGCTTCGGTGCCCTGCTGCCCGACGAGGCGGCGCTGATGGCGCTCCTGCGCGAGCGCCATGACCGCTTCGTGGCCGGACTGGCCAGGGTGGCCGGACGGGTCGAGGTGAGCGTGCGCGCCCTGTGGACGGCGGAGGCGCCCCCGCCGGCGCCGCGTCCGGCGGAGGCGGAGAACGGGCGCGACTACCTGGCCCGGCGCATGGTCGAAGAACAAGCCCGCGAAGCGTGGCTGCGCGAGTCCCGACGACGCGCCGATGCCCTCCATGTCGCGCTGAACAGACTGGCGGTCGCGCATGTCCGTCAGGCGGCGCACGAGCGTATACTGCTCAGCGCCGCCTATCTGATCCCCCGCGAGGCCCTGGATGTGTTTCGCGCCACCGTCGGAGACCTTGGCGTGATCAACCCCGACCTGCGCCTCCTCTGCACGGGACCCTGGCCGGCCTACCATTTTGTTGAAGGGGCGTAA